Within Quercus lobata isolate SW786 chromosome 5, ValleyOak3.0 Primary Assembly, whole genome shotgun sequence, the genomic segment CTTCTCTAGGTTATCAGCTTTAAGCTCTTCCACCTCGTTCTTCAGCTTCGTCTCACTTCCTTGTAGACGATTAAAATCCTCAGTCAACCTAAGGACCTCCCCCTTTTTTAGCAGAACTTCATTGTTCAGCTCCTTAGCTTTGTCCTTAGCCGTCTTAGCCTCTATAGCAAGCTCCTTAGCTTTGTCCTTAGCCGTCTTAGCCTCTATAGCAAGCTCCTTAGCCTGGCAAGTTGCTGTATAAAATTTTGTCATAGCTTGCATATGGACGAAAGGGAGTTAGACATCCtattcaaattatataaaaaaataataataaaaaaaaaatttacacacaaGGACGAGAGAAGTCTTACCTTAAAAAGGTCATGGATGCCAGAACGTTCAAATTCATTCACTGACATATTGTAACATTCATTAACTTCACACTCAGTGACGATTCCTTTGAACGTCCTCCATGTGTAACCCTCGTCCAGAACCAGATTGGAAGGACAATCAGAGGGCTCCGACGAACTAGGCTTGCGAGAAGTTTTGGCTGGAGGGGGAGGATCAGTCTGGATGGGATGGATTGTTTGACAGGCTCCACATCCACCAGAGGGTCGTCCAAGTTCATCGCCGGAGGTGTAAACTTGGGGACCTTGGGAAGAGAAGTCTTATCAGGCTTTTGCTTCTTGGGGCCTCGACGACTTGGAAGGTCGTCCAGGTCCACGGCACTGGATATCGACTTAGACTTCCTCTTCCTAGCCTGGACGGAAGTCGCTTGGACAATTGGAAGTGCAGCAACATCCTCGTCCCCACTAGtcactgttttttctttgttctcccTCATTATAGTTATCCTTGTGACGaggaaaatcaaatcaaaaaaaaaaaaaaaatgaaataaagtgGATGATACTTACTTCGACGGGTAGTCTCCTCGTGATTGAGGTTCTCTGCAGTAGGCACTGGGCCAAGTCCCCAAGCTGCTAGACGAATGAGAGTTACCAAATCGTGAAAAGTTCTCCCAGGGAAGGTACAAACCTCGTCTATCCGATCCAAGTAAAATTTGTCCAAACATGGACGAACAACAGCTGCATCACCAAGAGAAAGAGTTAGACGATTGAAAGATAGGAAAAATGTAAGGAAAAACgaaataaaatggaaagaaaacatACCCTCAGGACGAAGACGACCCAGAGGGCTGGTAAAAGGTGGGAAGGGGGGATTACCCATATCAGCTGGGTCCCCAGCCCAATttccagaaataataaaaaattcttttttccagAGCCAGTCAGACAAGCTACGGCCCTTAATTAAACTGTAATAAGAGCCCCTGGATGAGAACTGGTAAAAACCAGCAGATTTCTTTATCTCCGAGGGCTTATAAcagtaaaggaactcgtccaccgTAATTGGACAGTTCCCTTCCAGTGCCTCACGCCATAGCACTTGCATGGCGACTATCATCCTCCAACCATTGAGGTTGAGCTGGTTAGGTCCAATACCCAACCTTTGGAAGAGGTCTCTGCAGAAGGAatttaaaggaaacctaaggccagcTAAAAGGTAAGAAGTGTATACCCCTAAACCAGAGGAAGGAgaacaacaccattctccagCCTTGGGTAGACGAGGGTTAAGCTCTTTAGGAATTTGGTATCTATCTATAAGAGTTTTTAACTTGGCAGCATCTAAGGTGGATGCTACCTCTAGGGCACAACTATAAATGACATCCGCTTCGtcctcttcctcgtcttgagGAGGGCTAGATGGCTGTCTGGACGAGCTAGCCCCAGATCCAGAAGCCATCCTACGTTGTAGTTCCTGGAATTCCTTTAAGGGAATGCCAGGAACCCCAGACGAATAATGCTCGTCTGAAGAATCGCTACAGGACGAGCTATCTACACTACTCTCCTCACTACCCTCACTCCCAGAAGAACCGTCCTAGTACTCGTCTATCTCCCTCTCTAAACTACTAGACAAAGACATGGTTGAAATGTAGAAAGATTTAAGATGAAAAcctaaaaagaaagaggaaatacCTGATAGAACTAGGAGGAGAGCTAGACGAGGCTCTTGGACGAGATGGCAGAAGGGAAAATGAGAGGAAAGTAAGGGGCATGAAAGAGAATGCATTATTTATAGGCCCCAGCAACAGGGTCAGTGAAACGATGCTCGCCACTCAAAAATTGACACGTGGCGGTTCCTTCGGGAAACGAGATCGACACGACTGGTCGACCAACAGCTTCGCGACACGTGGCtcacaaaaaagtgaaatcttaTTAAAATCACAACAATATCCTAAACGACCCTTTGAAcaaaggggcaactgatggggAAGTGGAAAATTAGTCCAACTCCAATTTGACCAAAGGTATCGTCCAAAGCCAATAGAGCAAGTTGGATCAAGAATCACcccagaagaagaaaaaatattcatgGACGATAATATTGCTCTTGATCAATGAAGTCTCCCATGGACGATAAGCTCGTCCATGAAGGTCGTCCATGGACGATCATCAAATGTCTAGGGACGACCAAATCGTCATACACTAGACAGACGAATGCACAACACTTAGAAAACTTTCGACTCTTTGTAGTGGTTACTAAACCCGTAGCTATCGTCATGAATCCCTCAAATGAGTTAACTTCCATTAGCGGTTACAACTTTAGTAGCCGTTGAGGAAGTTAACTCCGGACTCATTGGCTTCTACAAATCTTGGGGAggttattggacaaataaccGTCCCCAAGATCTCTATATAAAGGACCGGTCTGAACCAAAGATGGGTAAGAACATTCTGAGACTTGACTCCCAAAAAGTTGGAACTTCATTCCTGTGAGACTAACTTTGCCATCGAAGGGGGTTTGGCCGGTCTTCTCCGGTCCCCTTTTCGATAGCGTGATTGCTTTTTGTAGGCCTTCCACCGTTCAGTAGCCCACCGAAGCTAGAGCATCTACCTTACTGATTCGAAGCGATATCAGTTTATAATACAGTGCCTTCTACATGTTTGATATAAAAACCCAAgataaaaatgtattaaaagaatgaattttttatttttattttctttctatttagtTTTCCTGACTATGAGCCCTTGTTTTTATCTCTAGATTGCAAGACTTATATTTTAGAATAAGTCTTTAACTGAGACCTTAAGTTCAGTATTATAACATTGCTGggttcctcttttttttttttcttttttcatttgattgTTGCTACTGCTGATGCATTTGAATGTTGTGGTGTTGCGAtccataataaataaaaataaaaataaaaataaaaaaccctgcCTAAACTCTCAAAACCATTCACAATCCACCATTTCCATAACCCATTCACAATCACAATTACAAAATCCATtctaaaaccaaacaaaatcaacaatcCACCATGCCGATCTCCACTAGCGGATCTCACCACGTTGATCTCAATCTCCACTAGCTAATCTCACCATGGCGAAGGCTAACTTAGTAAATAGCGCTACATACTCCTTGAACTCTTGATTGTGAGGTACTGTGATGGATTTGAATGgctgagagagagaagagatctacaaggggagagagagagagagagagagagagagagaggagatagATAGTGAGAGAAGataaagagtgagagagaagaacTAAGAGAAGAAAGAGGCAAGAGATATAAGACAAATAGTCAGTAGAGAcgagagagaaaatgaataaaaattatttttctttttagcatttGTGTTCGTACACTTTTACTAATAGAAGCATGCATAGacaaacattaattttttttttggcatttaacaCATTTGATGTAGAGGTTTTTGATGTTTGGTGTGCCAGCATTTAACACAGttgatgctagtgctcttaaATAAGGTGAGGGGTAAGAaggattttaaattttgagttgaaTTCAGGAATTTTTAAGCCTCGTCTCATATTCATATAAGCAGCATAATCATAAAACATATATAAGTGCTCAGCTCACCAGACAAGGCTTGCTTGTGCAATTATCTGGCTTGCataatttatcaataaataaataaataaaacatgtttAGGCATTTGATTAAATTCTAGGCTAAATTATATATTGCACCTTTTAACTTTgcctaaaattcaattaagtcTTGTAAATTTACTTTCGTTCAATTCATTTATCTAAGTTTTACTTTATTCAATTCAGTCCTTCCATTTAAGAATTGTTGTCAACTTTATTCAATTCAATCATCCCATCCACTTCCGTTAACTTTTCATAAAATTCAAATCAACCCTGTATAAGATTAtcttaaatgctaaattttatatgtgtgtgtgggttTGCTCTCCTTAAATGATATATAGTGGTTATGTATTCATAGGAAAATTTTTAGATAGTCCCATAGTAATGCTCTAGACTCTCACATAGGGGGTGGACCCTATGGTGGGTCTCACTTATAGGACCTACCCCCTATGTGAGAGCCCGCAGcactaaattaatttaattctcAGGACCATTCATGAAAAGCAGGAGCTAGGGGTGGGACACTGAGACATCTAAGTTTATTCCTTTAGTCACAGGTTTACACCACACCCCTAGTAGGGCGTTAAGACTATCTAATTTAATTCTCAGGACCATTTCATGAAGGGGAGGAGTTAGGGGTGGGGCGCAAACTGgtaaatacaagaaaaatacTTAGATAGTTCCCCCACCCCTAGTAGGGCTTCAAGACTATCTAAGTTTTTTCCTGTATTCAATTAAGTTTTGTAACTTCACTTTAGTTCAATTCATTTATCTAAGTTTCAACCTTATTCAATTAGTCCTTTCATTTAAGAATTGCTATCAACTTTATTCGATTCAGTCATCTCGTCCACTTTTATTAgctttttcttaaaattcaaatcaatcTTGTATAAGATTATCTTAAACACTAActtttatatgtgtgtgtggtgtgggggtgtggggggggggggggtggattTGCTCTCCTTAAAGGAGCTAGGGGTGGGGCTTAAACTTGTGAATACAGGAAAAAAACTTATATAGGGAGCTAGAGGTGGGGGAGCTAGAGGTGGGGCTTCAAAACTATCTAAGTTTTTTCTGTATTCACCAGTTTGTGTCCCACCCCTAGAGCTCCTCCTCCCCTTCATGAAATGGTCTTGAGAATTAAATTGATTTAGACTTCCTAGccctctcttttctttatttagtcCCTTATTCTCCATTATATCTCAATCAACCACTTTTGATTCTATACTCTGTCTCTCCTTATCATAGAGCAGTCGGTTAAGAAAAACACCAAAACTCAAACATGGAATTCCATATCTCGAACATGGATAGCCTCAAGTTTGATCATGATCATGAAAACAATTCTCACATCATCACTAACCCTCTAGACCCACAAGAATTCAGGAGGAATGGCCACTTGGTCATAGACTTCATTGCAGATTATTACCAAAACATAGAAAAGTACCAAGTCCTAAGCCAAGTTGAGCCAGGTTACCTTCGAAAACTCTTGCCAGAATCTGCCCCCTACCATGCTGAACCAATTGAAATCATCCTCCAAGATGTGCAAAAATATATTATGCCTGGGATCACACATTGGCAGAGTCCTAATTACTTTGCCTACTTCCCTTCAAGTGGTAGCGTTGCTGGTTTTCTTGGAGAAATGCTTAGCACTGGCTTTAATGTAGTTGGGTTCAATTGGATGTCATCACCTGCAGCAACTGAACTAGAGTGCATTGTCATGGATTGGCTTGGAGAAATGCTTAAACTACCCAAGTCTTTCCTTTTCTCTGGCAATGGTGGGGGTGTATTGCAAGGGACTACTTGTGAGGCAATTTTGTGTACACTAACTGCAGCGAGGGATCAAATGCTAAGCCAATTTGGGAGAGATAAGATAGGCAATTTGGTGGTTTATGGGTCCGACCAAACACATAGTGCACTTCAAAAGGCAGCTCAAATTGCTGGAATCTACCCAAAGAATTTCAGAGCCATTAAGACTACAAAGTCAACATTATATGGGTTATGCCCAAACTCTCTAAGAGCTACAATTCAATCAGATGTTCAAGCTGGACTAGTACCTTTGTTTTTATGTGCCACAGTGGGGACTACTTCAACAAATGCCATTGATCCAATAGGCCCATTATGTGAAGTAGCAAAAGATTTTGGCATATGGGTCCACATTGATGCTGCATATGCCGGAAGTGCTTTCATTTGCCCAGAGTTTCGGCATTTCATTGATGGGATTGAGGGTGCAAACTCATTTACTTTGAATGCACATAAATGGTTCTTTACAACTTTGGACTGTTGCTGCCTTTGGGTGAAGGATCCAAGCGCCTTGATAAAATCGCTCTCAACTAATGCTGAGTTTTTGAGAAACAAGGCCAGTGATTCAAAACAAGTGGTGGACTACAAAGACTGGCAAATAACCCTAAGCCGAAGATTCCGAGCCATGAAACTATGGCTTGTGCTGAGAAACTATGGGGTGGCTAACCTTAGGAACTTTTTAAGAAGCCATGTGAAAATGGCCAAGCTTTTTGAAGAACTTGTAGGCCTTGACAATCGGTTTGAGGTTATAGCCCCAAGAAACTTTGCTTTGGTCTGCTTTAGGGTTTTGCCTTCGCCAAAAGGTATGGATGGATACGAGGAAGGTGAGGCTAAACAAGTAGAACGTGCAAATGAGCTAAACAAGAAGCTGCTTGAGTCAATCAACGGGTCAGGCAAAGTGTACATGTCTCCTACTGTGGTTGATGGAGCATACATTATTCGGTGTGCCATAGGTGCGACACTGACAGAGGAAAGACATGTGATCATGGCTTGGAAGATTGTTAAAGAGCATGCAGCTACTTTACTCAGCAAATACTaaccatgtatatatatatgataggaAAAAACCTGTATGTCCTAAGTTTTCCTTAGTGCAACACTACGATACGTGCTTTTCATTCAAACGTGAAACAATAAGTGTGCAAGGAAGTGGCCATATGATGATATGCCCAGTCCTTGTCTTAGGGTGAAGTCCTGATCAGATAATGTATGATCTATGTATACTATGTATGAAATTCTGCTAAGTAACGCATTTTatgcaaataaaattaaaatattctcaAGTGTCATATcagagataagaacaaattaaatattgactttttatttatttatttatttggtttaatgtttcaagacttttctaattaaagaattaatattctttgtattatttggttcaatatttcaagacttttcatccctcacacatacacacaaaattcTTTACATTTCAATTCACCATTTTCACCTCTTGCACTTCTACCCCTTTATATATACATACCCATCGTCTTTCATGTCATCCCACCATGTCAAATATATATAGAccaaaaacaatgtcatttacCTTTAATCTTTCGATACCTAGCACTAATATTGTTGTCTCGTCTAAGCCTAACCCGTATGAGTTGGCTACAACTAAGGAAGAGGGGCTTacattttatattgagtgatAATGACAATTACAATTTTGATATTAAGGTCGGACGTTGTGGATTTATGGGTTTTGTAAATAATGTGATTGACCGTGGGTGTTTGaaatgtgtattttgttttagaattaaagagaaaaagaaaaacacattctcaaccttttttttttataatattcctctaaagttggtttttttttttttttcccctcgttacttcaattgaataattataataaatatgtgtgtgcaatttgtaatttttgttttttatgatgaactcaatactaataaagttctataacaattatgctataatatatatacaacattctccaaaactatcttatataaaatattacaacattatTCATGCATCGCACGAGTAACTTACCagtttattataaaattgtagGTTTTGAGTGAGAGAATAAAATAAGGGGAAAACTTGCTACTTACTCGTGTGGATgcataaaaatatgtaatagatattaacagaaaaaataataatgaatttatatggAAGTAATTGTTATTTGTGCACCACTCACAACTTATGATGTAAACAAGTTAGATGTGAGAAAAGTTGTGTCAAAGTCATTTAGCTTTATTATTATGGAAAATGTGTTTTGCTTAGTGACTCCTCTGGCTTGCCAAAAGGGTTAGTTTGGGCTTGACCCaccaactcttttttttttttttttttttttttttgggaaagacAACTCTTTATTAAGATTGAGCCAGACTTTtcctaataaataaaattttattattatatggtTGTACGTAAACTTGTTATAAGGTGAATATGAATTTCAACATTGTAGTAAGAGAGCCTACACCACCTTCTTTTAAAGGACTCAGTTATGATAAAACcgaaaagaattttatttatttttttcttatggtAATTAGCAATTATCAATAGAGTGAATgtgataaattttaaattttattttatctataaaaataaataataataaaaaaacaaaacaaaaatggagTCTTGTCTCTCATGCGCTAGTAGCATGGGTATTAGCATGAAAAGGTGAACTTCTGACCTCCATTTTAAATTTAGATGTGTCTTACGTACGCTCTTCCACTCATTAGATTTTCCTCATGTAGACAATGtctttattagtttattaaaGGAATCAATTTGGTTTCCATTTTGGTGTCCCACGTGACTAACAAATACaaccttcttcatcttcttcttatttatCTCTtattgagttgggtttgggctTGAACCGCTGGGCCTCCTTTCTACTCAAACAGTTAAACGATTACGTGTTTCAAGTCATATATATCAATGCTACAAAAGATGAGGCATTGGCCCAAATCACCAGATGTAGACAAATTTATGCCCTTAGTAGTCAAGgccatatatattatttcttatGCAATTTTaatggattttaaaattttctaactttatttattatgtaattTCAAATATTATAGGAGAGTGTCacttttttagttatgattggAAATATGATTTCTATGATTAAAGTTTggttagttttaagtttaaatttagtactatttaattgttgattattgatttaatttttaattttttaagtgaaagtaatagtttattttactacactATAAAGGTTTTAATATTCTTCGTATGGacatctctattttattttttacttctccttatagcctctttgttttccaattaacgTCTACTAATGacgtttgatttttttttttatttatatactcttttgtactttgtaattttttttttcattaccatctctctctctctctctctctctctctctctctctgtgaaacctattgtttttaaaaatttgatgatgattctatggcattaaatatgcattattagtttctttatgatatatttggtttgatatcctcatgattgttttttaattaagtgtttctaacttgatatttgttttgtattccattttttctttaatgtatTGGGTGTGAGAATGAGTGATTCCCTAGCATGACTCCACTTTATGagaagaattttatttattgaatttaagtaaaatattatatgtttaattttttaatataaaaaatgagaggaaatataaatagtttaatgatatggaggatattgctaaatttaaatgttgaataaaataatatgagaagaaaaaaaaagtaaaaaaaaagatataacaataaacaccaaattatcaaaagcatgctatataatataataataatattttttatatactacctttaattctttataatgcaatatgatagaATTCAACAATcaaagtgaacaaaaaaaaacaacaacataaacacaaaattaaatcacacCAACCTAaaataaagttctaaagaacacaaaaatttatcaacctaaaatAGATATgcaggaaaaattaaaaaatccaccaaaaaattgagagagaaataacctttttttatGAGGGAAAATTGTGCATAGAATGGAAgagtgaatgacaaatttatgctaggagaataataataagaagaaacaaaataaaagaagttaaaaagaaagaggaaaagtgatattaaggtagagggtttgaggagatgaaaaggtaaaggtaatgagaaaggttgaaaaaagtgtaaaatattatatttttaatttttttttaaataaaaagatgagaaaatataaataatttaatgatatggaggATCTCGTCTTATTTTAATgctgaataaaataagatgagaagaaaaaaaaaagtaaaaagaaaatatataacaataaacactaaattattcaaatcatgccatataatagaataatattattttttatatactatctttaattctttataatgcaataataggataacatttaataataataaaataaataaaataaaataaaaaacaacaacaacaacaacaactaaaaaCACAAAAGTAAATCTTATCAa encodes:
- the LOC115992366 gene encoding tyrosine decarboxylase 1-like; its protein translation is MEFHISNMDSLKFDHDHENNSHIITNPLDPQEFRRNGHLVIDFIADYYQNIEKYQVLSQVEPGYLRKLLPESAPYHAEPIEIILQDVQKYIMPGITHWQSPNYFAYFPSSGSVAGFLGEMLSTGFNVVGFNWMSSPAATELECIVMDWLGEMLKLPKSFLFSGNGGGVLQGTTCEAILCTLTAARDQMLSQFGRDKIGNLVVYGSDQTHSALQKAAQIAGIYPKNFRAIKTTKSTLYGLCPNSLRATIQSDVQAGLVPLFLCATVGTTSTNAIDPIGPLCEVAKDFGIWVHIDAAYAGSAFICPEFRHFIDGIEGANSFTLNAHKWFFTTLDCCCLWVKDPSALIKSLSTNAEFLRNKASDSKQVVDYKDWQITLSRRFRAMKLWLVLRNYGVANLRNFLRSHVKMAKLFEELVGLDNRFEVIAPRNFALVCFRVLPSPKGMDGYEEGEAKQVERANELNKKLLESINGSGKVYMSPTVVDGAYIIRCAIGATLTEERHVIMAWKIVKEHAATLLSKY